In Scatophagus argus isolate fScaArg1 chromosome 3, fScaArg1.pri, whole genome shotgun sequence, the genomic stretch CCCCACGAGTTGGtgaccaaaacagagcaaaaaggagTGTGAAAATTGGACGTATATGCATCAAGAggccagaaacacaaaatgaacgTTGCATCAGTGAGTTGTAAACTGGCAACTGGGTATATTCCTGGTTTATGGCTAGTTCTAGTATTAAACGAGAGAATTTACAATGGGCTATTTCTTTGATGCTGGGCAGTAAAACTGATATTTATAGAACAAGCAACAGCTGTGTCCTCATGAGCTAAAAACAAATCATCCTGACTTTTTCGTTGACATTTTCTGGAGATAGACCGGTGACACTGAATTATTGACTGTTTGATTAACCGGCGCGTTGAAGATGTTACATTCAGATGACTTTTTATAAAAAATGCATGGATCACAGCTGTGAATCAGCAAATGTCCCCGTATCTCAGTGAAATCACCACGGCTGCCAGCAGCTGTCACAGTGTCCCTGCAGTTAGTCCATTATTTACCGTGTCTGTGAATGGAGCAGCTCCAGCATTTGTCTCTACAATATGTTATCAGATCTCGCTGCTctatacaaattaaataacaCTGAGCAATTCAATACAATCCTATACATCACCTTTCAACCTCACTACTAGGATGGAAAGCCAAAGGCAAAGTACTGGCCAGAACGTAACATGTAAAATTTTTACAAAGAGACTACAACTATAATTTCTCTGTACTATCCTGTGTTGTATAATGATAAATATTCTGAATCTTGAATTTTACAGCTTTGGTTCAGGGAAATGTCATTCTAAATATATTTCCAGTCCTCACAAAGATAGCAGttgatgtgtatgtgtatgtctttgtctgtgtgatttGTGGACAGTGTTATGTGCTAACAGGCAGCGGGTAGAAATCACCGAGACTTGTTTCTCTAAACATTGAAGAAGAGGACGGTCAAAGCAGCTGAACTGCAGAGTCCTGTGGTCCAGAACTACAGTCACGTGACACAGCTGAGCCTGCCAGGACTGTGGGCATCTTTTACTCATCTATGAACGCGATCCCTTCAATCCtacagagtaaaaacaaaaacagatttagcATGGCACAGAGCACATTTTGGCTGCCATAAATTTACAACTACAAGTTGGAGCAACAAttgcaaaagacaaatgaagCCAGCAGCCACAATGTGTGATGGTAATTTTTCCAAATGACAGGGTGAGGAAAAGGAGGGTGTGGCCTTGCCTTCTTAGCAGCCACAGGACGAGTGTCCTTTTGATTGGAGTTGAGGGATTTCCACACAGTGGTTTTAGACATTTCATCAGATATATTAATATCAGAGGGATCACACCTGAGGAGCagggaaaggaaaaaggaaaacaggtgAGGAATAAAGTGGGGTGTGATTTGAGGTTTAGGAAGAGCTTTCAGGATGTTAGTTGCACAGGGTGCACATGAAAATCCCAatcccaaacaaaacaagcgCAGATAGACAGGAAGGTGAAACTTTTCTCTTATTATCTTACCACTCCAACCATCTGATGTCCATCCTGTGCATCAAAGAATTTATaggtgtgtatgcatgtgtgcttaCCTGGGGTCATGTGCTTTTTGGGTTTGAACAGGCTTGCTGCTACTCTCCATGGGAATCTGAACAGTATCTGCCTTTTGGTCACTGAGCATAACCTGTGCTTCCTGAAAGATACACAACGCCcccacaaacacatacagtcaAAAGTTTATTTGTTGTCATGAGTATGTTTAAAGATTTCATCTGCAGTACCTCTTCCATCTTTTTGGAGGCATCGTCAagagtttttttcttccattcgGGCATTAAATCATCCAGGTAACTTAGCTCTCGCTTAGAGAAGCACAAGTCCAGCAGCTTGCGGATGAAAACCAGAGCCAGCACCTGCAGgcacagcacaacagaaaaaaatggatgttATTTAAGTGGAAGACATGGAGAGACTaattaagagagagagaatgttcAACAACGCACAACTCACCATCATGGGGAAGATGATAGCGGCAGGTGACATCTTGATGACCCAAAGCAGCACTAGACAGGTGAGCTGGGTGATGGTGAACAGGTGCACCTTCCTCAGGGGGACGTGGCGCAGGTAGATGAAGTCTGGCTGGTGCTTCGCTGGCATGCCAAACAACTTCAGACGGTCAAAGAACTGAGAAAGTGATGGAGACGAACACAGGTGGTAGTGAGATCCAGACACAGAGAGGGTAGCGAGAGAAATTCATTCTTGAGAGAAAACCATATGGTGAATATCAAGAGAAAGGAAGTTATTATAAATGACAAATTTAGTTAGATTGGCAATTAACTGCCAGGCCTCAGTGAATTCAGCAGAATTAATTAGATCAGGAGAGGActtaacagacagacaaattaaTTAGAGGCTGGGATAGAGAGGGCAAGAGAGAAACAACTCAAAaaatttttatatttgaattaCCCCCAGCTGAAATGATAAGCACAGATATAGTAACTGACAATTAAGGGGTGTCAACGTCAAAGAAATTTTCAAATATTACACATAGCGGCTTTGTTGTAAATCATATTTCCAATATTATCCTACAATATTCCTGTGTCTCAGTTTTTACATGTCAAACTGCACATTACCTGGATGCCTTTTAATGAAGAGACTCCCATGTAAAGGAAAACACCATACAGGACAGGCATAGGAatgaactggaaaaaaacaaaccaaaaaaattgAAGTCAACATCAATGAGCTTTTGatattttcactattttacGCTTACATTCCTCTGACTAAACGTTCCAGCCAGAGGGGGGCAGCATTGCATAGCTTGTCCGACTAACCTGCAGGGCTCCAGTCATGAATACGGAGCAGCCCATGAGAAGGAAGATGACAAGGCCGGTGAACCTCTGCTCTCTGATGCCCAGGAAGCGAGGCTGCTCTCCTGGAGCCGAACTCTCTGACTCCAGCTTCAGGCTGTTGACGTGAGAGATGGACAGGACTGTGGCCGCTACAAACCAGGGCAAGCCCATGATGGAGCACACCGCCAGCATTATCCCAACCATCAGCAGGTCCAGGTGGTAACCACAGCCCTTCTGCATATCAGAGAGAAGGATAGACAGACACATTCATAACTGAGCTACAGTATGCAGAGATGCAGGTTCATATGGCAGCTGTTTGATCTgaactttttgatttttttttcctgaccaGAAGTTTGTGCTCTTTGCGGTTGATGATGACTGCAGTAATCTGTTGGTCCATGAAGATGAGGATGGTGCAGAGAAGAGCAGGAATAGATGCAGCCAGAACTGTCCACCATGGGTTGCGCCCTATTGGATTGATCAACCAGCCTCGGTCGTCTCTGGTAGGCTGGAGGATCCCATTACAGAGGAGTGAGGGCATGATTCAACCATAACTATGAGGGATTTTCTACTGAGATCCACATTTTTGCTATTACTTCCTCTATACCTGGAATTTGCTGGGCACCTTTAACTTCTGGGAGGGCACACCAATGGCGTAGTCTAGCAGAACCATGACGGCGATggtgagaaacacagcaaagtcaCTGATCATGGACCGAACCTGGGCACATGAGATAACAGCACTCAGAGTAATCACTGGCTAGTAATACGGGGTGTTTGGTAGCTTAGTGAGCAGTCATATTGGATGGTTACCTTGGTGGGGAAATAACGACTAGTCTTGAATTGTTTGAGGAAGGTGGACATGAAGAAGGTTGAGAAGAACAAGATGGTAGACCAAAAGAGAACATCTGGGGTGTAGGGACCATGGTGGCCACATGCCGTCCCAACAAACTGGCCCTGCAGACTGATACACTCCTGTAGAGATTCACAGAGGTTATATTAAAACATAATGacttcaaaaatcaaaatactgtCTTATCTAAATTATCTGACGGGATGATTCtgcaaagcagaaagaaaaaacaaatacaagccTTTGGTGTGCTCAgttacacacacagcagtgaaagctTAATCGATTGAATGTCCTTGTCAGTGTTTGCAAAGGTCCTTAAGGGGGGTGAGCTGCTTAAGCAAGGATGAGGGAGGTAGTTGAATTTTAACAAAAGTAAACACATTGGAGTGAATGTAGTGTGTGCTATCATAGGAAAGTTACATTGAGATTAGGCttctgtatgtgaatgtgttttcacaTAGTTATGTTACCTTGACAGTAAGGTTGGTCCAGggtacagctgaggctgtgaTGTTTCTTTCACTCCACAGCTCTAAGGTTTTATTACTGGGATTATCTGGCTCTGTGCACctacagctacacacacacacacacacacacacacaggctttcaGTTACTGACTGAAAGGGATTGGCTGGTTTTATCAGTCAAATTAACCCAGACATACCAGACATAAAGGGAGCTGCATGCAAGGATGTGATCTAAAGCTTTTAAGAAGAAAGCAGAACCGAAGAGACAACAAGGACAGAGCCACATAGTGAGGCAAcattcacagagagagagacaacaacaGCTATGTATTGTTAGAGAAAAACAACTCacataaaagaatgaaaaaccCAAACATGCAGGTCAAAGCTAAAGGAAACTGACAGAGTTCTGTTACTCACTACGCCAGCGTGAGTTTGTCCAAATCACTGTGAGCGTTGAAGGGGTAGACTTTTCCCAGGTGGAACAGCTTCTCCAAGGCTTCATAGATGAAGATGAGGCAGATGAGGGCGGCAAAGGCCTCCTCTGTGAACCGAGTGATGTAGCACACCAGAGAGCTAGCATCTGTAGCAACGAGCACCAAACAAAGAAAGGCCGTCCACAAGCCGATGCAAGCCCTCAGTGACAGATAGGACAGATCATAGTCCCTGATgtgagaggacaggaggaaaGGAAATACATAATACCTTAGCAAAACATTTGTCAGGGTGGTAAggataaaaacatcacagagaagTTGCTGTAATACATACTTGCAGAATTTGAAAAGAATTTTTTCAAAAACCAGGACAGGACCTGTGCTGCCCAGAATGGTGAGAGGCTGACCAGCAAACAAAGAGTAGGCAACTCCAGTCATAGACGCACCAAGCAAGGACTCTATGGCACTCTAGAACACATGATGGAAA encodes the following:
- the slc4a8 gene encoding electroneutral sodium bicarbonate exchanger 1 codes for the protein MPVNDPESILSYQRPDEEVVVDQGGTSSVLNIHYEKEELEGHRTLFVGVRMPRQSHRHHKPHGSRHRKRDRRAGSIATQQSEETDTTTSSHDTPSQRVQFILGTEEDAEHVAHELFTELDEICVKDGKDAEWKETARWLKFEEDVEDGGERWSKPYVATLSLHSLFELRSCIINGSVLLDMHADCIEEIADMVLDHQEASNELDESIRVKVREALLKRHHHQNEKKKNLIPMVRSIAEGTRKQSEPHLTGSATSPQPLPAIEPAKNGGAQDSTQVDLSKVDMHFMKKIPEGAEASNVLVGELDFLERPIVAFVRLSPAVLLTGLTEVPIPTRFLFILLGPDGKAQQYHEIGRSMATIMTDEIFHGVAYKAKDRSDLLAGIDEFLDQVTVLPPGEWDPSIRIEPPKNVPSQEKRKMPGVPNGTTCQVEEELHAEHHGPELQRTGRLFGGLILDIKRKAPFYISDFKDGMSLQCVASFLFLYCACMSPVITFGGLLGEATEGRISAIESLLGASMTGVAYSLFAGQPLTILGSTGPVLVFEKILFKFCKDYDLSYLSLRACIGLWTAFLCLVLVATDASSLVCYITRFTEEAFAALICLIFIYEALEKLFHLGKVYPFNAHSDLDKLTLAYCRCTEPDNPSNKTLELWSERNITASAVPWTNLTVKECISLQGQFVGTACGHHGPYTPDVLFWSTILFFSTFFMSTFLKQFKTSRYFPTKVRSMISDFAVFLTIAVMVLLDYAIGVPSQKLKVPSKFQPTRDDRGWLINPIGRNPWWTVLAASIPALLCTILIFMDQQITAVIINRKEHKLLKGCGYHLDLLMVGIMLAVCSIMGLPWFVAATVLSISHVNSLKLESESSAPGEQPRFLGIREQRFTGLVIFLLMGCSVFMTGALQFIPMPVLYGVFLYMGVSSLKGIQFFDRLKLFGMPAKHQPDFIYLRHVPLRKVHLFTITQLTCLVLLWVIKMSPAAIIFPMMVLALVFIRKLLDLCFSKRELSYLDDLMPEWKKKTLDDASKKMEEEAQVMLSDQKADTVQIPMESSSKPVQTQKAHDPRCDPSDINISDEMSKTTVWKSLNSNQKDTRPVAAKKD